The Candidatus Koribacter versatilis Ellin345 genome has a segment encoding these proteins:
- a CDS encoding carboxypeptidase regulatory-like domain-containing protein encodes MSAGIMKFFLSVALCLFSVCSFAQNAAVQQAAKAASLSGTLTKYGSGEPLRNAEISVNRVSDTSPASDESTSNQVSVVTDAAGRFRFPSLVPGDYTIVVRKNGFHGFRGPNSHTWQEFLNITLSPGQAVNDLALAMQPGSVISGRVLDEDGEPIAYVQVSALKWVYANHRRQLRPVGVGNTDDQGSYRIFSLEPGRYIVRANVIQDGGNSKLHYAPSYFPESSSPTEASPIALRPGDQAQADFRMSRVPSVKVTGHINGTTSGAQTQVYLRNAHDEGASIQRSAGATMDHNGNFTLEGVLPGDYTISALEFRGDNNDNPLHAEAPIHVDGTDLPNISLTLDEGGRSALQGTLTVDTPNVQHPRLDTLRIGLLPVDDTNNEFAGNGGYSAIGPNGAIRLDRIVPGKYVVSLTAEGSGWEDFYTKSVTIAGRDVTDAVVNISSSRGVVPITVTAGTDGAFVEGSVTDDEGKPVANAIVIGVPDPALRAQFDLYQRGETDQNGHFRLRGIKPGAYSFFAWSSMDDESYMDPDFLRAFENSRVDQSLAPNSHQKVELKLLSPDDAQ; translated from the coding sequence ATGTCTGCAGGCATCATGAAGTTCTTCCTCTCCGTCGCGCTCTGTTTGTTCTCGGTGTGCTCGTTTGCGCAGAACGCCGCCGTCCAGCAAGCTGCGAAGGCCGCCTCTCTTTCCGGCACGCTGACCAAGTACGGCAGCGGCGAGCCCCTTCGCAACGCCGAAATCTCCGTCAACCGCGTCTCCGACACCTCGCCCGCCTCCGACGAAAGCACCTCCAACCAGGTCAGCGTCGTTACCGACGCCGCCGGTCGCTTCCGCTTCCCCAGCCTCGTCCCGGGTGACTACACCATCGTGGTCCGCAAGAACGGCTTCCACGGCTTCCGCGGACCGAACAGCCACACCTGGCAGGAATTTCTCAACATCACGCTCTCGCCCGGACAAGCGGTCAACGACCTCGCCCTCGCGATGCAGCCCGGCTCCGTCATCAGCGGCCGCGTCCTCGACGAAGACGGCGAGCCCATCGCCTACGTGCAGGTCAGCGCACTGAAGTGGGTCTACGCCAATCATCGCCGCCAGTTGCGTCCCGTCGGCGTCGGCAACACCGACGACCAGGGCTCCTACCGCATCTTCTCGCTCGAACCCGGCCGTTACATCGTGCGCGCCAACGTAATTCAGGACGGCGGCAATTCCAAGCTGCACTACGCGCCTTCATACTTTCCGGAATCGTCATCGCCCACCGAAGCCAGTCCCATCGCGCTCCGCCCCGGCGATCAGGCGCAAGCCGACTTCCGCATGAGCCGCGTGCCCTCCGTCAAAGTCACCGGCCACATCAACGGCACCACCTCGGGGGCGCAGACGCAGGTCTATCTCCGCAACGCACACGATGAAGGCGCGTCCATCCAGCGCTCCGCCGGCGCCACCATGGATCACAACGGCAACTTCACGCTCGAAGGCGTACTCCCCGGCGACTACACCATCTCCGCCCTCGAGTTCCGCGGCGATAACAACGACAACCCTCTGCACGCCGAGGCCCCCATCCACGTCGACGGCACCGACCTTCCCAACATCTCGCTCACCCTCGACGAAGGCGGCCGCTCCGCGCTCCAGGGCACCCTCACCGTCGACACTCCGAACGTCCAGCACCCGCGCCTCGATACCCTGCGCATCGGCCTGCTTCCCGTCGACGACACCAACAACGAGTTCGCCGGAAACGGCGGTTACTCCGCCATCGGCCCCAACGGCGCCATCCGCCTCGATCGCATCGTTCCCGGCAAATACGTCGTCTCTCTCACCGCCGAAGGCTCAGGCTGGGAAGACTTCTACACCAAGTCCGTCACCATCGCCGGTCGCGACGTCACCGACGCCGTCGTCAATATCAGTTCCAGCCGCGGCGTCGTCCCCATCACCGTCACCGCCGGCACTGACGGCGCCTTCGTCGAGGGCTCCGTCACCGACGACGAAGGTAAGCCCGTCGCCAACGCTATCGTCATCGGCGTCCCCGACCCCGCTCTCCGCGCCCAGTTCGACCTCTACCAGCGTGGCGAAACCGACCAGAACGGCCACTTCCGCCTCCGCGGCATCAAGCCCGGCGCCTACTCCTTCTTCGCCTGGAGCTCCATGGACGACGAGTCCTACATGGATCCCGACTTCCTCCGCGCCTTCGAAAACTCCCGGGTCGACCAGAGTCTCGCCCCCAACTCCCACCAAAAGGTCGAATTAAAGCTCCTCTCCCCCGACGACGCCCAATAA
- a CDS encoding DEAD/DEAH box helicase, giving the protein MTTFNDMPLSDVLKQRLEAAQFINPTPVQEKAIPPALDGRDILATAQTGTGKTLAFIIPALEMLRDTEPCGVQVLILVPTRELAMQVHGVYEQLKGKKLKSAALVMGGTSERNQIQSIRSGARVVVATPGRLEDYMGRRLVDLSQVEMLVLDEADRMMDMGFLPAIKRILRALPRDKQTLCFSATMGPAVSGIVQDCLYNAVRVEIGSILKPAAAVELHAIEVPIMGKKDALRQLLYEQEGKTLVFARTKRGTERLAKELIRDGFSAAMIHGDRSQSQRNAALAAFDKGSIKVLVATDVAARGLDVDDIAHVINFDLPQVPEDFIHRVGRTGRAGATGMATSLVSGAEVFELRNIERTLKLKIARRDLNATTTPKREVKHRDTLSTRTLKRLPGEIFA; this is encoded by the coding sequence TTGACTACCTTTAACGATATGCCCCTGTCCGATGTTCTTAAACAGCGACTTGAGGCAGCCCAGTTCATCAACCCAACTCCAGTACAAGAGAAAGCCATTCCGCCCGCACTCGACGGCCGCGATATCCTCGCCACCGCCCAGACCGGTACCGGTAAGACCCTGGCCTTCATCATCCCTGCCCTCGAGATGCTCCGCGACACCGAGCCTTGCGGCGTGCAGGTGCTGATACTCGTACCCACTCGTGAACTCGCCATGCAGGTGCACGGCGTCTATGAGCAGCTCAAGGGTAAGAAACTCAAGTCCGCAGCGCTCGTCATGGGCGGCACCTCGGAGCGCAACCAGATCCAATCGATCCGCAGCGGCGCGCGCGTAGTGGTAGCCACGCCCGGCCGCCTCGAGGACTACATGGGCCGTCGCCTCGTAGACCTCAGCCAGGTCGAAATGCTCGTCCTCGACGAAGCCGATCGCATGATGGACATGGGCTTCCTCCCTGCCATCAAGCGCATCCTCCGTGCTCTTCCGCGCGATAAGCAGACGCTTTGCTTCTCCGCCACCATGGGCCCGGCGGTCAGCGGCATCGTGCAGGATTGCCTCTACAACGCGGTCCGCGTGGAAATCGGTTCCATCCTGAAGCCGGCCGCCGCCGTCGAATTGCACGCGATCGAAGTTCCGATCATGGGCAAGAAAGATGCCCTGCGCCAGCTTCTCTACGAGCAGGAAGGCAAGACCCTGGTCTTCGCCCGCACCAAGCGCGGTACCGAACGCTTAGCCAAGGAACTCATCCGCGACGGCTTCTCTGCCGCGATGATCCACGGCGACCGCAGCCAGTCGCAACGCAACGCCGCATTGGCCGCGTTCGACAAGGGCAGCATCAAGGTCCTGGTCGCGACGGATGTAGCCGCCCGCGGTCTCGACGTAGATGACATCGCACACGTCATCAACTTCGACCTCCCGCAGGTGCCGGAAGACTTCATCCACCGCGTCGGCCGCACCGGCCGAGCCGGAGCAACCGGTATGGCGACGAGCCTGGTATCAGGCGCCGAAGTCTTCGAGCTCCGCAACATCGAGCGCACCCTGAAGCTGAAGATCGCACGCCGCGACCTGAACGCCACAACGACGCCAAAGCGTGAAGTAAAGCATCGCGACACGCTCTCCACGCGCACGCTAAAGCGGCTCCCCGGCGAAATCTTCGCCTAA
- a CDS encoding response regulator, producing MGVMLAVQDIEMVGRLLMRDIALTDDGGKTALRSGDGIEKQSRVQRVLVVDDERLVADTVCEILKRFHFDATPCYNGEAAIEAASQACPDFVVSDVMMPKLNGVETALRIQELCPRTRVLLFSGNAATADLLKRARAEGHDFELLAKPIHPEELVRRLQ from the coding sequence ATGGGCGTAATGCTAGCTGTGCAGGACATCGAGATGGTCGGCCGCCTGTTGATGAGAGATATCGCTCTCACCGACGATGGTGGTAAGACTGCTCTGCGATCCGGAGACGGAATCGAAAAGCAAAGTCGTGTCCAACGGGTGCTGGTTGTGGACGACGAGAGACTCGTTGCCGATACGGTTTGCGAGATCCTCAAGCGCTTTCACTTCGATGCGACGCCTTGTTACAACGGCGAAGCGGCGATCGAAGCAGCTTCTCAAGCATGTCCTGACTTCGTCGTCTCGGACGTGATGATGCCGAAGCTGAACGGTGTCGAAACTGCGCTCCGAATCCAGGAACTCTGTCCCAGGACTCGAGTTCTGCTGTTCTCCGGAAATGCCGCAACTGCCGATCTTCTGAAACGGGCGCGGGCCGAAGGACATGATTTCGAACTGCTCGCAAAGCCGATCCACCCCGAGGAACTGGTCCGAAGACTGCAATGA
- a CDS encoding PAS domain S-box protein → MGTTGQVPPPGPNSERMSEVRQRESVQQALQEREAELQQLAQTLTEELSTSQRLQQLSTRLVQVTDLTDLLNEILDAALDISGADMGNLQIFDGKALKIEVHRGFEAPFLSYFETVNAKEPNAACGVVLKEGKRVIVEDVTRSPIFAGTQALDVMLNAGVRALQSTPLISHDGRVLGVFSTHFRTVKRPGEREVRALDVLARLGADLLDRKAAEDALRHSEQRFRVITDASPVLVWMAGTDKLCYYFNKGWLNFVGRTLEQEAGNGWAENVHPDDFDRCLQIYVANFDERRPFEMEYRLRHHSGQYRWILDCGVPRFAPDGSFEGYVGGCLDIHDRKEAAEIRERLAAIIDSSDDAIISKNLNSIVTSWNKQAEKMFGYTADEIIGKPITIILPQELLQDEDMILSKIRSGQKIDHFETVRLAKDGRRLEVSLSISPVRDENGRIIGAAKIARDITEKKRMERALRMTEKIAAAGRLAATVAHEINNPLESITNLVYLAKTSPELPTSLMQYLEQADQELSRVAYIARQTLGFYRDNSRPAWLSVSALVEGVMTIYQRKMENKNISFDKRISAELEVFAVEGKLKQVLSNLVTNAIDASDFDGVISVRARKSTDRKGQPVICLAVADRGEGIPKEHMAKLFAPFFTTKSEIGTGLGLWVSKDLVETAGGSIRVRSRAGAKSGTVFTITLPIETQVTQSEVNNAWA, encoded by the coding sequence ATGGGCACAACAGGGCAAGTCCCGCCACCGGGACCGAACAGCGAACGCATGTCTGAAGTGCGGCAGCGGGAGAGCGTGCAACAGGCGCTGCAGGAGCGCGAAGCCGAACTGCAGCAACTGGCCCAGACCCTGACCGAGGAGTTGTCAACCTCCCAACGCTTGCAACAACTCAGTACGAGGCTGGTGCAGGTCACCGACCTCACCGATCTCCTCAACGAGATACTGGATGCGGCCCTGGACATCTCTGGCGCCGATATGGGGAATTTGCAGATATTCGACGGCAAGGCCCTGAAGATCGAAGTACATCGTGGATTTGAGGCGCCATTCCTTTCGTATTTTGAAACGGTGAACGCGAAGGAGCCGAACGCCGCGTGCGGTGTCGTTCTAAAAGAAGGCAAGCGGGTCATCGTTGAAGATGTGACGCGCAGCCCCATCTTCGCGGGCACGCAGGCACTCGACGTGATGTTGAACGCGGGCGTTCGCGCCTTGCAGTCCACCCCGTTGATCAGCCATGACGGTCGCGTCTTAGGCGTGTTCTCCACCCATTTCCGCACCGTGAAACGCCCCGGTGAGCGTGAAGTTCGCGCCCTGGACGTGCTCGCCCGACTCGGCGCCGATCTTCTCGATCGAAAAGCAGCTGAAGATGCCCTGCGACACAGCGAGCAACGTTTCCGCGTGATCACGGACGCTTCGCCGGTCCTGGTGTGGATGGCGGGCACTGACAAGCTCTGCTACTACTTCAATAAGGGATGGCTGAATTTCGTCGGTAGAACTCTTGAACAGGAAGCGGGAAATGGGTGGGCAGAAAATGTGCACCCCGACGACTTTGATCGCTGCCTTCAAATTTATGTCGCCAACTTCGACGAACGTCGCCCATTCGAGATGGAGTACCGGCTGCGCCACCATAGCGGACAGTATCGTTGGATCCTCGACTGTGGGGTTCCGCGCTTCGCGCCCGACGGTAGCTTCGAAGGGTATGTGGGAGGCTGCCTCGATATTCACGACCGCAAGGAGGCGGCCGAGATCCGCGAGCGACTCGCCGCCATTATCGACTCTTCCGATGATGCGATCATCAGCAAGAACCTGAACAGCATCGTTACCAGTTGGAACAAGCAAGCCGAGAAGATGTTTGGCTACACCGCCGATGAGATCATCGGTAAGCCGATCACGATCATTCTTCCGCAGGAGCTACTCCAGGACGAGGACATGATCCTCAGCAAGATCCGGAGCGGACAGAAAATCGATCACTTCGAAACCGTGCGTCTCGCAAAAGACGGCAGGCGACTCGAAGTCTCCCTCTCGATCTCGCCGGTGCGCGACGAGAACGGGAGGATCATCGGGGCGGCGAAGATCGCCCGGGATATCACGGAAAAGAAGCGGATGGAACGCGCGTTACGGATGACGGAGAAGATCGCAGCCGCGGGACGATTGGCTGCCACGGTCGCGCACGAAATCAATAATCCGCTCGAATCCATCACCAACCTCGTTTACCTGGCCAAGACCAGCCCGGAATTGCCGACGAGTCTCATGCAATACCTGGAGCAGGCCGATCAAGAGCTCTCGCGTGTCGCCTACATTGCGCGTCAAACGTTGGGCTTTTACCGCGACAACTCGCGACCAGCGTGGTTGTCCGTTTCCGCGCTTGTCGAGGGCGTCATGACGATCTACCAGCGCAAGATGGAGAACAAAAACATATCCTTCGACAAACGGATTTCTGCGGAGCTGGAGGTGTTTGCCGTGGAGGGCAAACTGAAGCAGGTGCTTTCCAACCTAGTAACGAATGCGATCGATGCCTCCGATTTCGACGGAGTGATCTCGGTTCGCGCTCGCAAATCCACCGACCGAAAAGGTCAGCCTGTAATTTGCCTCGCAGTGGCGGATCGCGGCGAAGGCATTCCAAAGGAGCACATGGCGAAGCTATTTGCCCCATTCTTCACGACAAAGTCAGAGATCGGTACAGGTCTCGGGCTGTGGGTGAGTAAGGACCTGGTGGAAACCGCCGGAGGATCTATACGCGTACGGAGTCGGGCTGGAGCGAAATCGGGCACCGTGTTTACCATTACCCTTCCCATTGAAACACAGGTTACTCAGTCGGAGGTGAATAACGCATGGGCGTAA
- a CDS encoding ABC transporter permease, producing the protein MNWIGRLVRRGRMERELDAELRFHFETLVAERMQRGMTETEARRSARLDFGGMDQVKEDCRESRGTLWVESIAQDLRFGARILARSPGFSATAILVLALGIGVSTLAFSLYNLIALQSLPVRDPQSLVGMQRRSPENIAPNLPYASITYYGDNAKSLSAVMATMTAMPMLMDRDEQRITPGFVTANYFSELGAAAAAGRLFMPDRESSSDSPPAVVLSYRFWQRRFNGDPAVVGRVVHLSGKAATVVGVASKSFANLGVDDPDLWLPLAQYSYFVEGSRPLDDPKFDGLIMMWGRLAPGFTASTAQQELLALTDQLRKLYPAMIWDNERIVVTPGAHFFTSEDSGPILAFVAVLVLLILGIACANLGGLLMARGASRQREIRLRFELGARRFRVFRQLLTENFLLGFLGAVAALPLSYVALRLTLTYANAPSWMSAVPDWRVLVFTAAMGFLAAMFFGFLPTVQMVRHKTNRTLWHQFVVCAQVGASCVLLILAGLLVRATLHTLYTNPGFGYEQVYSIDPGLHDHGYNAATAQTYLDQMQERLRAVPGVASVSVALNPPLVSKEVMITSIDVNGKRVLIYPNWVGPEFFQTMQIPLLRGRLIQPGENNAVMLSESLARQRWPNEDPIGKPWKNTKNVVVGVVGNTRAMELNNTDATELYYPPAAEHLASMSVLVRVAGDPANVLPAIKSVAAEGDTKLFPTITPLSAGFRKNVAVVEQVATIISLLGGIAIFLAVVGLLGLVSYAVSQRTREIAIRLALGAHRAEIFSAVLRRFAWPVAIGLIAGVGVTAGLSQVLRRGLYGISGLDPISYAGAIACLLAILMGAALLPLRRALRIDIARILHAE; encoded by the coding sequence ATGAACTGGATTGGGCGGCTGGTGCGTCGCGGACGGATGGAAAGGGAACTCGATGCTGAACTGCGCTTCCACTTCGAGACCCTCGTCGCGGAGAGAATGCAGCGCGGCATGACGGAGACCGAGGCCCGCCGCAGCGCACGTCTGGACTTTGGCGGCATGGACCAGGTGAAGGAAGATTGTCGCGAGAGCCGCGGCACGCTGTGGGTGGAATCGATTGCGCAAGACCTTCGCTTTGGGGCGCGCATCCTGGCGCGCTCGCCGGGATTTTCCGCTACCGCGATTCTCGTGCTCGCGCTCGGCATCGGGGTGAGCACGCTGGCGTTCAGTCTGTACAACCTGATCGCACTGCAGTCGCTGCCGGTCCGCGATCCGCAATCGCTGGTGGGCATGCAACGACGTTCGCCGGAGAACATTGCTCCCAACCTGCCGTATGCGTCGATCACTTACTATGGCGACAACGCGAAGTCGCTCTCGGCCGTGATGGCAACCATGACGGCGATGCCGATGCTGATGGATCGCGACGAGCAGCGCATCACTCCTGGCTTTGTGACCGCCAACTACTTCAGCGAACTGGGCGCTGCCGCTGCTGCGGGACGCCTGTTCATGCCCGATCGTGAAAGTTCCTCCGACTCTCCACCTGCGGTCGTGCTCAGCTATCGGTTCTGGCAGAGAAGATTCAATGGCGACCCTGCCGTCGTGGGCAGAGTTGTGCATCTCTCGGGAAAGGCGGCGACGGTGGTCGGCGTGGCCAGCAAATCGTTCGCGAACCTCGGTGTCGACGATCCCGACTTGTGGCTGCCGCTGGCGCAGTATTCGTACTTCGTGGAAGGCAGCCGGCCGCTTGACGATCCCAAGTTCGATGGCCTGATCATGATGTGGGGACGTCTCGCGCCAGGGTTCACGGCGTCCACCGCGCAGCAGGAGTTACTCGCGCTCACGGACCAACTGCGGAAGCTTTATCCGGCGATGATCTGGGACAACGAACGCATTGTGGTGACGCCCGGCGCGCACTTCTTCACCTCGGAAGATAGCGGCCCGATACTGGCGTTCGTCGCGGTACTGGTGTTGCTGATTCTAGGCATTGCCTGCGCCAATCTTGGCGGACTGCTCATGGCGCGCGGCGCCAGTCGACAACGCGAAATTCGTCTGCGCTTTGAGCTTGGTGCACGGCGATTCCGCGTCTTCCGGCAACTGCTTACTGAGAACTTTCTGCTCGGGTTCCTTGGCGCGGTGGCCGCGCTGCCGCTCAGTTACGTCGCGCTGCGACTCACCCTCACGTACGCTAACGCTCCTTCGTGGATGAGTGCCGTGCCCGACTGGCGTGTGCTCGTGTTCACCGCCGCCATGGGCTTTCTTGCCGCGATGTTTTTCGGATTCCTGCCGACCGTGCAGATGGTCCGCCACAAAACCAACCGGACGCTGTGGCACCAGTTCGTGGTGTGTGCACAGGTCGGCGCTAGTTGTGTGCTGCTTATTCTTGCGGGATTGCTGGTCCGCGCGACTCTGCACACGCTGTACACAAATCCGGGCTTTGGATACGAGCAGGTGTACTCCATCGATCCTGGATTGCATGATCACGGCTACAACGCGGCGACCGCGCAGACCTATCTCGACCAGATGCAGGAGCGTTTGCGCGCCGTGCCGGGCGTGGCTTCGGTGTCTGTGGCGCTCAATCCGCCGCTCGTCAGTAAAGAGGTGATGATCACCAGCATCGACGTCAACGGCAAGCGCGTGTTGATCTATCCCAACTGGGTCGGGCCTGAATTCTTCCAGACGATGCAGATCCCATTGCTCCGCGGGCGGCTCATTCAGCCTGGGGAAAACAACGCGGTCATGTTGAGTGAGTCGCTCGCGCGCCAGCGCTGGCCCAACGAAGATCCTATCGGCAAGCCCTGGAAGAACACGAAGAACGTAGTCGTCGGCGTGGTTGGGAATACGCGCGCGATGGAACTCAACAACACCGACGCGACCGAACTCTACTACCCACCAGCGGCGGAGCACTTGGCTTCGATGTCGGTGCTGGTGCGCGTTGCAGGCGATCCGGCAAATGTTTTGCCTGCGATTAAGTCGGTGGCTGCGGAAGGTGACACGAAACTCTTTCCGACGATCACGCCGCTGAGCGCGGGATTTCGCAAGAATGTTGCGGTCGTGGAACAGGTCGCTACGATTATTAGTTTGCTGGGGGGCATTGCGATTTTTCTTGCGGTGGTTGGACTGCTCGGACTTGTCAGTTACGCGGTGTCGCAACGCACCCGGGAGATCGCGATTCGGCTCGCGCTGGGGGCGCATCGCGCTGAGATATTTTCTGCCGTGTTGCGGCGGTTTGCATGGCCGGTTGCGATTGGGCTTATCGCTGGAGTGGGCGTCACGGCCGGGCTTTCGCAAGTTTTGCGGCGCGGGCTGTATGGCATCAGCGGGCTTGATCCGATTAGCTATGCTGGGGCGATCGCGTGTTTGTTGGCGATTTTGATGGGTGCTGCTCTGCTGCCGTTACGGCGCGCGCTGCGGATTGATATTGCTCGGATTCTGCACGCTGAGTAA